The Candidatus Neomarinimicrobiota bacterium genome contains the following window.
CACTGATGGAGTTGGATTCATCGGCCGGGGCGAGGGAATCGGTGCCATGGCGGTAGCAACATTGACACAAGAATAGGGGCGGGAGTCCAACATTATTCTTACCTTGGAGTCTTGCGCTAAGATCAACATTGGCCTGAAGATCACTGGCCAGCGGTCCGACGGCTACCACACACTTCAGACGGTATTTCACGAAATTCCCCTGTTCGATACACTCACTCTGGAAAAGGAAAGTAGCGGCTGTACGCTCACATCAGATGATCCTTCCCTCCCCGCGGATGAGTCCAACCTCTGTGTGCAAGCCTTGAACGCCTTGGTGGCAGAGCACGCCGGCATAGGCGGTGTGAAGATCCACCTCGAGAAGCGGATTCCTGTCGGCGCTGGTCTTGGCGGCGGCTCCAGTAATGCGGCGGCCGTTCTGAAGGGCACAAATGATCTCTACAACCTCGGGCTTTCGATAGACGAGTTGGAAGGAGCGGCTGCCCCCATCGGCGCCGATGTCCCTTTCTTCGTCCGTGGCGGCACTCAGTATGCCGAGGGTATCGGCGATGTCCTCACGC
Protein-coding sequences here:
- the ispE gene encoding 4-(cytidine 5'-diphospho)-2-C-methyl-D-erythritol kinase; the protein is MESCAKINIGLKITGQRSDGYHTLQTVFHEIPLFDTLTLEKESSGCTLTSDDPSLPADESNLCVQALNALVAEHAGIGGVKIHLEKRIPVGAGLGGGSSNAAAVLKGTNDLYNLGLSIDELEGAAAPIGADVPFFVRGGTQYAEGIGDVLTPVSLPPMGATLLVTAPVQISTAWAYGELNNHLAGKFTTGKFAAALEFFDSWASANEFLENDFEPLVFRTYPEIGEIKNRLLDNGARFASLSGSGSTVFGIFTEETEALEAGKQFSPPIQTFLTSPINR